The proteins below come from a single Triticum aestivum cultivar Chinese Spring chromosome 5D, IWGSC CS RefSeq v2.1, whole genome shotgun sequence genomic window:
- the LOC123125470 gene encoding uncharacterized protein: MATSPANSRIRSSHGEPPPPLNQELIVDEILTRLPVAAAVRCRSVCRAWNAALASGHFVAAHAARAAAARHPEIVFFSPTEKGVATSFYACSLPEDGDGPPAAAARKLLSVGNLAGEHLVLTGKPCRGLTLVFDVRLSEYHVLNLSTGEHVSLPPCETAEEIAPVVPKLMLLKRFPLELSSTGLGFDPATGQHKVVRLFRNIFGQQKCEVCSLTASGEWRWRRCAGGNAPPRFACYVDGRPPVALDGSLYWLLHRRGCADDGSASWDPQQDAPILSLSVGAERFGWVRTPPRLASRIRHLTNLDGSLCAVVHDRLVDDVLLLVTWSPSSPSWSARCRVDVGSLPRPIRDELSGEREIVPLCSVKKKILLATSRHKVYAYDTEQGAAEEVFDMNRFVDVPPHNSESRLFVNIGLHEEDIGPKLAGDKWLQVKRGRDMVIGKREAASSVYQLEHRDHDEDFHRTREVIMHLAFPT, translated from the coding sequence ATGGCAACCTCGCCGGCAAATTCCAGGATCAGGTCGTCGCACGGCGAACCGCCTCCGCCGCTGAACCAAGAGCTGATCGTCGATGAGATCCTCACGCGCCTGCCGGTGGCAGCAGCCGTGCGCTGCAGATCTGTCTGCCGGGCGTGGAATGCGGCCCTCGCCTCCGGCCACTTCGTCGCCGCGCACGCTGCCCGAGCAGCCGCCGCGCGCCACCCCGAGATCGTCTTCTTCTCGCCGACAGAGAAGGGCGTCGCCACGTCCTTCTACGCTTGCTCGCTTCCCGAGGACGGAGACgggccgcccgccgccgctgcccgcaaGCTGCTCAGCGTGGGCAACCTCGCCGGCGAGCACCTGGTACTGACCGGCAAGCCGTGCCGCGGCCTGACGCTCGTCTTCGACGTCCGGTTGTCCGAGTACCACGTCTTGAACCTGTCCACCGGCGAGCATGTATCCCTGCCGCCCTGCGAGACGGCGGAGGAGATAGCACCGGTGGTTCCGAAGCTGATGCTGCTCAAACGGTTTCCTCTGGAGCTCTCCAGCACCGGCCTCGGCTTCGACCCGGCCACCGGTCAACACAAGGTCGTCAGGCTCTTCAGGAACATCTTCGGGCAGCAGAAGTGCGAGGTGTGCTCGCTTACGGCATCCGGCGAGTGGCGGTGGCGGCGCTGCGCCGGGGGCAACGCGCCCCCAAGATTTGCGTGCTACGTCGACGGCAGGCCTCCCGTGGCCCTCGACGGATCCCTCTACTGGCTGCTGCACCGGCGAGGCTGCGCCGACGACGGCAGCGCCAGCTGGGACCCGCAGCAGGACGCGCCCATCCTGTCGCTCTCCGTCGGCGCCGAGCGGTTCGGGTGGGTGCGCACGCCGCCGCGGCTGGCGTCACGCATCCGGCACCTCACCAACCTCGACGGCTCCCTCTGCGCCGTCGTCCACGACCGCCTCGTCGACGACGTGCTCCTGCTCGTCACGTGGAGTCCGTCGTCGCCATCGTGGTCTGCGCGCTGCCGCGTCGACGTGGGCAGCCTGCCCCGGCCGATCCGGGACGAGCTGAGCGGGGAGCGGGAGATCGTCCCGCTGTGCAGTGTGAAGAAGAAGATCCTGCTGGCGACGAGCCGGCACAAGGTGTACGCCTACGACACGGAGCAAGGCGCCGCCGAGGAGGTGTTCGACATGAACCGCTTTGTCGACGTGCCGCCGCACAACAGCGAGTCACGGCTGTTCGTCAACATTGGCCTCCACGAGGAAGACATCGGCCCGAAGTTGGCGGGTGATAAGTGGCTACAGGTGAAGCGGGGACGAGACATGGTGATCGGCAAGCGGGAGGCGGCGTCGTCGGTGTACCAGCTTGAACATCGCGACCATGACGAGGATTTTCACAGGACGAGAGAAGTGATCATGCACCTTGCATTTCCAACGTAG